From Campylobacter showae CSUNSWCD, one genomic window encodes:
- the ftsA gene encoding cell division protein FtsA, with product MSTKILGIDVGSVQICAVIGQHDETGLKIIGIGTSKTQGIKKGVITNIELASKSIKSALIDAQRVAGTRYEKVVVSISGAYTKSVDSNGVVNVPTYEIGIKEIQRSMSESERRAQIHSDYEKLHILPYNFKVDDQEHIEDPLGMNGSRLEVQTHIIMAQKSSLSNLRKALNLAGVEPDNIVLSSYASAIATLNQDEKDLGVAFIDMGGATCNMIIHSGNSIRYNEFLGIGSSNITNDLSAALHTPILKAEDIKLNYGILLNNANELVEIPPINEDGKVQEVSLDVISNVIYARAEETLMILAKMLEDSGYKNSIAAGVVLTGGMTKLEGIRELAVAVFDNMPVRIARPKEMEGLYEILRDPANSCAIGLCMYGAGYFTPYEIDSEKKMRYKDEIVVKNKILKDIVYDNGVKIEDKKNIEEVDNKIFRGSTLDDNYIDDLRIDDDRTLQDELNEDLNKKEKKPNIFSVIWNKITQLF from the coding sequence TTGAGTACTAAAATTTTAGGCATTGACGTAGGTTCTGTTCAAATTTGCGCCGTAATAGGACAACATGATGAAACAGGACTAAAAATAATCGGCATAGGAACCTCAAAAACTCAAGGTATAAAAAAGGGCGTAATAACCAATATTGAACTCGCATCAAAATCAATAAAAAGTGCTTTAATCGATGCTCAAAGAGTAGCAGGTACAAGATATGAAAAAGTAGTCGTTTCAATTTCTGGAGCCTATACAAAAAGCGTTGACAGTAACGGTGTGGTAAATGTTCCCACGTATGAAATAGGCATAAAAGAGATACAACGCTCGATGTCCGAGTCTGAGCGAAGGGCGCAAATCCACAGCGATTATGAAAAACTGCATATACTTCCTTATAATTTTAAAGTAGACGACCAAGAGCATATAGAAGATCCTTTGGGCATGAACGGAAGCAGGCTTGAAGTGCAAACACATATCATAATGGCGCAAAAATCATCTCTTAGTAACCTAAGAAAAGCGTTAAATTTAGCAGGAGTCGAACCTGATAATATTGTACTTTCCAGCTACGCTTCAGCTATCGCGACACTAAATCAAGACGAAAAAGATTTAGGCGTAGCTTTTATAGATATGGGCGGTGCAACTTGCAATATGATAATTCATTCTGGAAATTCGATAAGATATAACGAATTTTTAGGCATAGGTTCGTCAAATATAACCAATGATCTATCAGCAGCGCTTCATACGCCTATTTTAAAAGCTGAAGATATAAAATTAAATTACGGAATTTTGCTAAATAATGCCAACGAACTAGTTGAGATCCCGCCTATTAACGAAGATGGCAAGGTGCAGGAAGTATCTCTTGATGTTATTTCAAACGTCATATATGCAAGAGCCGAAGAGACACTAATGATACTTGCAAAAATGCTCGAGGATAGCGGATACAAAAACTCAATAGCCGCAGGCGTAGTTCTTACGGGCGGCATGACTAAGCTTGAAGGCATCAGAGAGCTTGCTGTAGCAGTATTTGACAATATGCCGGTGCGAATAGCAAGACCAAAGGAAATGGAAGGGCTATATGAAATTTTAAGAGATCCGGCAAATTCTTGTGCGATCGGACTTTGTATGTACGGTGCAGGCTACTTTACGCCTTATGAAATCGACTCTGAAAAGAAAATGCGATATAAAGACGAGATTGTAGTAAAAAATAAGATTTTAAAAGATATAGTCTACGACAATGGAGTAAAAATCGAAGATAAAAAAAATATCGAAGAAGTCGATAATAAAATCTTTAGGGGAAGCACTCTAGATGATAACTATATAGATGATTTAAGAATCGATGATGACAGAACTTTGCAAGACGAACTAAATGAAGATTTAAACAAAAAAGAAAAAAAACCAAATATTTTTTCTGTGATTTGGAATAAAATAACACAACTATTTTAA